A genomic window from Sulfurospirillum multivorans DSM 12446 includes:
- a CDS encoding tyrosine-type recombinase/integrase, whose protein sequence is MKNNPLKPFKTYQENLLHWVKAYLAHKVMELFKISKENTVDDIILYRDLLLNANDLSKVQSTCKELRQHGLQSISLILNSVSKFYPFALENASEITEFNDDVIYSFANSLELADSSKKSYLDCVLELLTYIENTNTDGFKFSIEYEGARLKKPKPKEHDAMDDEEFARFSKMLPQYAKFKNEFDKCRTVLICRIMLYSGITPKELVSLKLGKSLIVDKKSICISKSIGRTIDIELPRNKLIKYLNRYLELKEENENGYLFYAPTNKDEMLNTTQVNELVKTMLKYAKIERREMNATLLRVSLALYLYNHRKDGKHFHLSAIQAIMGHKNRADTEKMIGFHAKKYAVISDVFLDEDFG, encoded by the coding sequence ATGAAAAATAATCCCTTAAAACCATTCAAAACCTACCAAGAAAACCTATTACATTGGGTAAAAGCATACTTGGCTCACAAAGTGATGGAGCTATTTAAAATCTCTAAAGAGAACACCGTTGATGATATTATCCTGTACCGTGATCTCCTGCTCAATGCAAACGATCTTTCAAAAGTGCAATCTACATGTAAAGAGCTTAGACAGCATGGGTTGCAATCTATTTCGTTGATCTTAAATAGTGTTTCTAAATTTTATCCTTTTGCACTCGAAAACGCTTCCGAAATAACGGAATTTAACGATGATGTGATTTACAGTTTTGCAAATAGTTTAGAGCTTGCAGATAGCTCTAAAAAGAGTTATCTCGATTGTGTGTTGGAGCTGTTGACGTATATTGAAAATACCAATACAGACGGCTTTAAATTCAGCATTGAATATGAGGGAGCGAGACTCAAAAAGCCAAAACCGAAAGAACACGATGCGATGGACGATGAAGAGTTCGCACGCTTCTCTAAAATGCTTCCGCAGTATGCGAAATTCAAGAATGAATTTGATAAGTGCAGAACCGTTCTTATTTGTCGGATTATGCTCTATTCGGGGATCACACCTAAAGAGCTTGTGAGCTTGAAATTAGGTAAGAGCCTGATCGTGGATAAGAAGAGCATTTGCATATCAAAAAGCATTGGTCGTACTATTGATATTGAGCTACCTCGCAACAAACTTATCAAGTACCTCAATAGGTATCTTGAACTTAAAGAAGAGAACGAAAACGGCTACCTTTTCTATGCGCCTACGAATAAAGATGAAATGCTGAATACCACACAGGTGAATGAGCTTGTTAAAACCATGCTAAAGTATGCCAAAATCGAACGCAGGGAGATGAACGCGACCTTACTAAGGGTAAGCCTTGCCCTGTACCTTTATAACCATAGAAAGGACGGTAAGCATTTTCACTTATCAGCTATTCAAGCAATTATGGGGCATAAGAACCGTGCAGATACAGAAAAGATGATTGGTTTCCATGCTAAGAAGTATGCAGTTATCAGCGATGTATTTTTAGATGAGGATTTCGGCTAA